A genomic stretch from Neosynechococcus sphagnicola sy1 includes:
- a CDS encoding CO2 hydration protein, with the protein MFLKKSTHPLAAFVERLQAGQALLPDTPENVTEVVGILKSYGVVLDAYYRNLIYIADHQFLVLFPFFKYFNGQVSLGRLWRHWCHDRINFEYAEYAMKVMLWHGGGRLDAYLNTPEFEQAARRAIAAKIRHNWPIRSLHQLFPNFLLEQVRQLVYYSALGQFWQVMSPLFLTLSDRYDGGEIQSIPQIVQHILDGLVAAASQPITYTVRVREQPYEIIPAAADLTFLMDVGVPYVESIFFRGTPFFGTVSYNAQANQISPDQSRFAYGALYADPLPIGGAGIPPTLLMQDMRHYLPDYLHDLYLQQPRGEDDLRVKICISFQKSMFCVTTATILGLMPYPLNTQQPTEQQANRTYFEAWMDRFLTSQLLAVQQG; encoded by the coding sequence ATGTTCCTCAAAAAATCAACCCATCCCCTGGCTGCGTTTGTGGAGCGGTTGCAAGCCGGACAGGCTCTCCTCCCCGATACGCCTGAAAATGTCACCGAAGTCGTGGGCATTCTCAAAAGCTATGGGGTTGTCCTAGACGCCTACTACCGCAACCTGATCTATATTGCTGATCACCAGTTCCTGGTGCTGTTTCCCTTCTTTAAGTATTTCAATGGCCAGGTCTCCCTGGGGCGGTTGTGGCGTCACTGGTGCCATGACCGGATTAACTTTGAGTATGCTGAGTATGCCATGAAGGTCATGCTCTGGCATGGCGGTGGCCGTCTTGATGCCTATCTAAATACCCCCGAATTTGAGCAGGCAGCACGGCGGGCGATCGCCGCTAAGATTCGGCACAATTGGCCGATCCGTAGCCTCCATCAACTCTTCCCTAATTTTTTACTGGAACAGGTGCGGCAGCTGGTTTATTACAGTGCCCTCGGACAATTTTGGCAGGTGATGAGCCCACTGTTTCTCACCCTCTCCGATCGCTATGATGGCGGCGAAATTCAATCCATTCCCCAGATCGTCCAGCATATTCTGGATGGACTGGTTGCCGCTGCTAGCCAACCGATCACCTACACCGTGAGGGTGAGGGAACAACCCTATGAGATTATCCCCGCTGCAGCCGATCTGACCTTCTTGATGGATGTTGGGGTTCCCTATGTTGAGAGCATCTTCTTTCGCGGCACCCCATTCTTTGGCACCGTTTCCTACAATGCCCAAGCCAATCAAATTTCCCCCGATCAGAGTCGCTTTGCTTACGGAGCATTGTATGCGGACCCCCTTCCCATCGGTGGTGCCGGAATTCCGCCTACCCTGTTGATGCAGGATATGCGCCACTATCTGCCCGATTATTTACATGACCTGTATTTGCAGCAACCTCGCGGTGAGGACGATCTGCGGGTGAAAATTTGTATAAGTTTTCAGAAATCCATGTTCTGTGTCACCACCGCAACCATTTTGGGCTTAATGCCCTACCCCCTGAATACCCAGCAACCCACGGAACAGCAGGCTAACCGAACCTACTTCGAAGCTTGGATGGATCGCTTCCTGACCTCCCAGTTACTGGCGGTACAGCAGGGGTAG
- a CDS encoding proton-conducting transporter membrane subunit — protein MWCIKKTGSRDLDVLRGLLNPERGLPVIGSLMIVGVMASAGIPGLCGFVAEFLIFRGSFAAFPTQTLLSMIGTGLTAVYFLLLVNRTVFWSPHGCFCQLAQGGMARSLPGIDFRGADCAVGDAASLGRPLE, from the coding sequence GTGTGGTGTATTAAAAAAACTGGGAGTCGCGACTTAGATGTGCTGCGGGGACTCCTGAACCCGGAGCGAGGCTTGCCTGTGATTGGCAGTCTGATGATTGTGGGGGTGATGGCGAGCGCTGGAATTCCCGGTCTCTGCGGGTTTGTCGCCGAATTTTTGATCTTTCGAGGCAGTTTTGCTGCCTTCCCTACCCAAACCCTGCTGTCGATGATTGGGACGGGACTGACGGCGGTGTACTTTCTGTTGTTGGTGAACCGCACCGTTTTTTGGTCGCCTCACGGCTGCTTTTGCCAACTTGCCCAAGGTGGAATGGCGAGATCGCTTCCCGGCATTGATTTTAGGGGTGCTGATTGTGCTGTTGGGGATGCAGCCAGCTTGGGTCGTCCGCTGGAGTGA
- a CDS encoding NADH-quinone oxidoreductase subunit M: MMLSALIWIPLLGVLLICCWPTPLNPQTSRWIALMVTGAVALWTGVIGYQFDFTQGGLQFLEQIPWLDSLGLDYQIGIDGLSFPLVALNSLLTWVAIYSGDRSLPRPRFYYALILLLSTGVAGAFLAQNLLLFFLFYELELIPLYLLIAISGGARRGYAATKFLIYTSVSGMLILAAFLGLVWVSGTDSFAYALLQNQSLPLGTQCWLLAALLIGFGIKIPLIPFHTWLPDAHVEASTPISVLLAGVLLKLGTYGLLRFGWGLFPEAWTLFSPWLAGWAVASVLYGSLTAIAQTDMKKMVAYSSIGHMGYVLLALAAAAPLSILGAMMQMVSHGLISAQLVSAGGCGVLKKLGVAT, translated from the coding sequence ATGATGCTCAGTGCTTTAATTTGGATACCCCTTCTCGGGGTGCTGCTGATTTGTTGTTGGCCCACGCCCCTAAATCCCCAAACATCCCGATGGATTGCCTTGATGGTCACCGGGGCTGTTGCCCTCTGGACGGGGGTAATTGGGTATCAGTTTGATTTCACTCAGGGGGGGCTGCAATTCCTGGAACAAATTCCCTGGCTGGACTCCCTGGGATTAGATTATCAAATTGGGATCGATGGGCTGTCCTTTCCCCTAGTGGCCTTGAATAGTTTACTCACCTGGGTGGCGATCTACAGTGGCGATCGCAGTTTGCCGCGCCCCCGCTTTTACTATGCCCTGATCCTATTGCTGTCAACTGGAGTGGCGGGAGCCTTCCTGGCGCAAAATTTGCTGTTGTTTTTCCTGTTCTACGAGCTAGAACTGATTCCCCTGTACCTGCTAATTGCCATTTCGGGGGGGGCGCGCCGGGGTTACGCCGCCACCAAGTTCTTGATCTACACTTCGGTTTCGGGAATGCTAATCTTGGCAGCTTTCCTAGGGTTAGTGTGGGTGAGTGGAACCGATAGCTTTGCTTACGCACTCTTGCAAAACCAGTCCCTGCCCCTGGGGACCCAATGCTGGCTGCTGGCTGCTTTGCTGATAGGTTTCGGAATTAAGATCCCCCTGATCCCCTTCCACACCTGGCTGCCCGATGCCCATGTGGAAGCCTCAACACCCATCTCGGTGCTCCTGGCAGGGGTGTTGCTGAAGTTAGGCACCTATGGTCTGTTACGGTTTGGGTGGGGACTGTTCCCCGAGGCTTGGACACTGTTCTCCCCCTGGTTGGCCGGGTGGGCGGTGGCGAGTGTGCTGTATGGGTCGCTGACGGCGATCGCCCAGACGGACATGAAGAAGATGGTTGCCTATAGTTCCATCGGTCACATGGGCTATGTACTGTTGGCACTGGCTGCCGCTGCGCCCCTGAGTATTTTAGGGGCGATGATGCAAATGGTCAGCCACGGCCTGATCTCTGCCCAGCTGGTTTCTGCTGGTGGGTGTGGTGTATTAAAAAAACTGGGAGTCGCGACTTAG